In Duganella zoogloeoides, a single genomic region encodes these proteins:
- a CDS encoding site-specific integrase, with amino-acid sequence MWQQKVNDIMKLAGTRRVNGKVASERTQTLTKDVLYASIRRLHELGYKIQDPKNLGERHIEVLVKHWWYCQHKKAKTIQNDLSRLRVFCAMLGKPGMVGAVQKYLPDVDPELLKVRSAARTTKSWSGHGIDLVETFRKVDERDPCLGLMLRLELGFGLRREEVLKCNPHVQDYGHYLQVFPGMGKGGRWRNIPIASHGQRDLLDYVKARVSKNKALGWEYSRSGQIASLEQNIRRYENLMTSFGFTKADAGITGHGLRAQFAENHALLLGMIPPTMGGRAGQLDGADSGVVKAKLAQALGHNRQAVTSAYIGSFEPSSAPFPDSDQGIVTIQKALRILDAVALPEVPADRLEDCRFMQEMMARAGLALTADQAHTLFAKHARRHGVEWMPPGLETPLALRTSAEAMLNDFLLC; translated from the coding sequence ATGTGGCAGCAAAAAGTGAACGACATCATGAAATTGGCAGGCACACGCCGGGTCAATGGCAAGGTGGCGTCCGAACGCACCCAGACACTGACGAAAGACGTTTTATATGCATCGATCCGGCGGCTGCATGAACTCGGCTACAAGATTCAGGATCCGAAGAATCTCGGTGAACGGCACATCGAAGTGCTCGTCAAGCACTGGTGGTATTGCCAGCACAAGAAAGCCAAGACCATCCAGAACGACCTGTCCCGATTACGCGTTTTCTGCGCAATGCTCGGCAAGCCAGGCATGGTTGGCGCCGTCCAGAAATATCTGCCGGATGTAGATCCTGAATTGTTGAAAGTTCGTTCGGCCGCACGAACCACGAAGTCTTGGTCCGGACATGGCATTGATCTGGTCGAGACGTTCCGCAAGGTTGACGAGCGCGACCCGTGCCTCGGTCTGATGTTACGCCTTGAGCTGGGCTTTGGACTGCGGCGTGAAGAGGTCCTGAAATGCAATCCACACGTTCAGGACTACGGCCATTACCTGCAGGTTTTTCCGGGGATGGGCAAAGGTGGTCGTTGGCGAAATATTCCCATCGCGTCACACGGGCAGCGTGATTTGCTCGACTACGTCAAAGCACGCGTGTCGAAAAACAAAGCGCTTGGTTGGGAGTATTCCCGGTCGGGCCAAATAGCCAGTCTGGAGCAGAACATTCGCCGCTACGAGAATTTGATGACGTCGTTCGGCTTTACCAAAGCCGATGCTGGCATAACAGGACATGGATTGCGCGCGCAATTTGCCGAGAACCATGCGTTGCTGCTCGGGATGATCCCGCCCACGATGGGTGGCAGGGCAGGGCAGCTGGATGGCGCCGATAGCGGCGTCGTGAAGGCGAAGTTAGCGCAAGCGTTGGGACATAACCGGCAGGCTGTGACGAGCGCGTATATCGGTTCCTTCGAGCCGTCCTCGGCACCTTTTCCGGACAGCGATCAAGGGATCGTGACGATTCAGAAAGCACTTCGAATTCTTGACGCTGTTGCACTTCCCGAAGTCCCAGCCGATCGGTTGGAGGACTGTCGGTTTATGCAGGAAATGATGGCTCGCGCCGGCCTGGCCTTGACTGCTGACCAGGCACATACGTTGTTTGCGAAGCATGCCCGGCGTCACGGGGTGGAATGGATGCCTCCTGGGCTGGAGACTCCTCTGGCGCTGCGCACCAGCGCTGAAGCGATGTTGAACGATTTTTTGTTGTGTTAA
- a CDS encoding ParM/StbA family protein — MENISIAIDGGHSMFKIRAASLASPDERHSFQIPTVVIPAITLTNEQTRQKAELETVEVDGRRYFFGDTALRQGRSEVYTGQNADWIESPQHDALVLGAWRKAMQAFGNPSARVHLVMGLPAKFVGPQRDTLRNRIVALLTPRLRPGQTLRVMVQSQADAPLQWLSIENNGSLHPQRDLDSEAWGVIEIGHYTTDFALCDRGSMMEYAAISCAGMHLVYDGMSSALAQAKLPTSLDVVDAAVRSGSIKHFGQRVDVIPLLNQAKAGFEAVVMDEANRVFGQKAAVLDGIIIGGGGAEMLLDGLKQRYPNAVTSDEPRMMVAEGFCRLGLLSLLQS; from the coding sequence ATGGAAAACATCTCAATCGCAATCGATGGCGGCCACTCAATGTTCAAAATACGCGCAGCCTCGCTGGCTTCGCCAGACGAGCGTCATTCGTTTCAGATTCCCACTGTCGTGATCCCCGCTATCACGCTGACGAACGAGCAGACGCGACAAAAAGCTGAGCTTGAGACTGTCGAGGTGGATGGGCGCAGATACTTCTTCGGCGATACCGCGTTGCGGCAAGGCCGCTCAGAAGTTTACACGGGACAAAATGCGGATTGGATCGAAAGTCCCCAGCACGATGCACTGGTGCTGGGAGCATGGCGCAAGGCCATGCAGGCGTTCGGCAATCCCTCGGCAAGGGTTCATCTGGTGATGGGCTTGCCGGCCAAGTTCGTGGGGCCGCAGCGCGACACGCTCCGCAACCGCATCGTGGCTTTGCTGACCCCTCGCCTCCGGCCCGGCCAGACGCTCAGGGTGATGGTGCAGAGCCAGGCGGATGCACCGCTGCAGTGGCTCTCGATCGAGAATAACGGTAGTCTCCACCCGCAGCGAGATCTCGACAGCGAGGCCTGGGGCGTCATCGAGATCGGCCACTACACCACCGACTTCGCGCTGTGCGATCGCGGCTCCATGATGGAGTATGCGGCCATATCGTGCGCAGGCATGCATCTGGTGTACGACGGCATGTCCAGCGCCCTGGCGCAGGCCAAGCTGCCAACATCACTGGACGTGGTCGACGCGGCAGTGCGCAGCGGAAGCATCAAACACTTCGGGCAGCGAGTCGACGTCATTCCCTTGCTCAATCAGGCAAAAGCAGGCTTCGAAGCCGTCGTCATGGATGAAGCCAACCGCGTATTTGGCCAAAAAGCGGCCGTATTGGACGGCATCATCATCGGCGGTGGAGGTGCTGAAATGCTGCTTGATGGACTCAAACAACGGTATCCCAATGCTGTCACCAGCGACGAGCCGCGGATGATGGTCGCGGAAGGCTTCTGCCGCCTCGGCCTGTTGTCACTGCTGCAGTCCTGA
- a CDS encoding IS3 family transposase (programmed frameshift), translating to MTKYTNEKKEHALSQMSAPHNKPVAAVAQLTGVPEATLYLWRKQAREQGRAVPGDGQNPEQWSSADKFAVVLEAAPLNEAELAAYCRRKGLLVEQLERWRTEVHTALSAGQNRAGSTERATDKKRIRELERDLRRKEKALAETAALLVLSRKLRSAVDRRRGRMIALPQRQELVADIEQASQDGAPLGLACAELGLSARTVERWRRTGEVRADARPAAARPAPAHKLSEQERQRVLDVCHEARFADLPPAQIVPRLADEGTYLASESSFYRILRAAQEQQHRGRAKAPQSTEPQRHVAHGPNEVWSWDVTYLPSQVRGMFFYLYAVIDLFSRKLVAWEVHAREDGDEAAALMERACWREHRPHNKPLVLHADNGAAQKAHTLKSKLEMLGITPSHSRPGVSDDNAHIEAWFRTCKYTPGYPPNGFEDIELARQWVLKFVTWYNGEHLHSGLSFVTPEQRHSGLADDVLRQRREVYAQARERHPLRWKRAPRAWQVADEVWLNPPSKLDQRRAA from the exons ATGACGAAATACACCAACGAGAAGAAAGAGCACGCGCTCAGCCAAATGAGCGCGCCGCATAACAAGCCTGTGGCCGCAGTGGCTCAGCTAACCGGGGTGCCGGAGGCCACGCTGTACCTGTGGCGCAAGCAGGCGCGCGAGCAAGGCCGCGCGGTGCCTGGCGATGGGCAAAATCCCGAGCAATGGAGTTCCGCCGACAAGTTCGCGGTGGTGCTGGAGGCGGCCCCGCTGAACGAGGCAGAATTGGCGGCGTACTGCCGTCGCAAGGGATTGCTGGTGGAACAGCTGGAACGCTGGCGCACTGAAGTCCACACGGCCTTGTCGGCTGGACAGAACCGAGCTGGCAGCACCGAACGCGCGACGGACAAGAAGCGCATCCGGGAGCTGGAAAGGGATTTGCGCCGCAAGGAGAAGGCATTGGCCGAGACGGCGGCACTGCTGGTGCTGTCCCGAAAGT TACGAAGCGCTGTGGACCGACGGCGAGGACGCATGATTGCGTTGCCGCAGCGCCAGGAGTTGGTCGCCGATATTGAGCAAGCCAGCCAGGATGGCGCCCCTCTTGGTTTGGCTTGTGCCGAACTGGGCTTGAGTGCGCGCACCGTCGAGCGCTGGCGTCGCACAGGTGAGGTCCGAGCCGATGCGAGACCGGCTGCGGCCCGACCGGCACCGGCGCACAAGCTGAGCGAGCAGGAGCGCCAGCGCGTGCTTGACGTCTGTCACGAGGCGCGCTTCGCCGACTTGCCACCGGCGCAAATCGTGCCGCGTCTGGCCGACGAGGGAACCTATCTGGCGTCCGAATCGTCGTTCTACCGCATACTGCGTGCTGCGCAAGAACAGCAGCATCGCGGTCGCGCCAAGGCGCCCCAGAGCACCGAACCGCAGCGCCATGTGGCCCACGGCCCCAACGAGGTGTGGAGCTGGGACGTGACCTATTTGCCCAGCCAGGTGCGCGGCATGTTTTTCTATCTGTACGCTGTCATCGACCTGTTCAGCCGCAAGCTGGTCGCCTGGGAGGTGCATGCGCGTGAAGATGGCGACGAAGCGGCAGCGTTGATGGAGCGGGCTTGCTGGCGCGAACACCGCCCCCACAACAAGCCGCTGGTACTGCACGCCGACAACGGCGCGGCGCAAAAGGCGCACACGCTCAAGTCCAAGCTGGAGATGCTGGGCATCACACCGTCGCACAGCCGCCCCGGCGTCTCGGACGACAATGCCCATATCGAAGCCTGGTTCCGCACTTGCAAGTACACGCCAGGCTACCCGCCGAATGGATTCGAGGACATCGAACTGGCGCGGCAATGGGTGCTGAAATTCGTCACTTGGTACAACGGCGAGCATCTGCATAGCGGTCTATCCTTCGTGACACCAGAACAGCGCCACAGCGGCCTCGCCGACGACGTCCTGCGGCAGCGACGGGAGGTCTACGCGCAGGCGCGGGAGCGCCATCCGTTGCGCTGGAAACGAGCACCACGCGCATGGCAGGTAGCTGACGAGGTTTGGCTCAACCCTCCGTCCAAACTTGACCAACGGCGCGCCGCATAA
- a CDS encoding DUF1153 domain-containing protein, with translation MSTRMDEEVKRWTAKRKSALVLEIIQGKTTVAEASRAYDLAPSEVKAWVDDGKRGMENALRTNPLDVREQHKRQIKELQR, from the coding sequence GTGAGTACAAGAATGGACGAAGAGGTAAAACGATGGACAGCCAAGCGCAAGAGCGCGCTGGTGCTGGAGATCATCCAAGGTAAAACGACGGTCGCGGAGGCGAGCCGGGCCTATGACCTTGCGCCGTCGGAGGTGAAGGCCTGGGTGGACGATGGCAAGCGCGGCATGGAGAACGCGCTACGTACCAATCCGCTCGATGTGCGCGAGCAGCATAAGCGCCAGATCAAGGAGCTGCAGCGATAA
- a CDS encoding SLATT domain-containing protein yields the protein MNKNQLLKSIAETGYNVGFGGRKHWATYDIVDKIPGLIGFLSTAFGIFSLIYEKLSEKHLSAAFIVFGLIALYITFYEPNKNKYADTANKLTVLYNKLRDLYRSVQSHNNDDVDHFADQLHQIENEYYATTISKQILFSDWYAHYKFFWQYQIDWVDEQKKFRLFRDKLPLSFMFWTLLVIVFLSTYLIRIWNGL from the coding sequence ATGAATAAAAATCAACTACTTAAGTCTATTGCTGAGACTGGCTATAATGTTGGTTTTGGCGGCAGGAAACATTGGGCCACCTATGATATTGTTGATAAGATCCCTGGGCTTATCGGATTTCTCTCGACCGCTTTTGGCATATTTTCATTAATTTATGAAAAACTTTCAGAAAAGCATCTTTCTGCTGCGTTTATAGTTTTTGGCCTGATTGCCTTATATATAACTTTCTATGAGCCAAATAAGAACAAATATGCGGATACAGCTAATAAATTAACTGTCCTCTACAATAAACTGCGGGATCTATATAGAAGTGTCCAAAGCCACAACAATGATGATGTTGATCACTTTGCTGATCAACTTCATCAGATAGAGAATGAATACTACGCGACAACAATAAGTAAACAGATTCTTTTTAGTGACTGGTATGCGCATTACAAATTTTTTTGGCAGTACCAGATTGATTGGGTTGATGAGCAAAAGAAATTTAGACTATTTCGGGATAAGCTACCGCTCTCTTTTATGTTTTGGACTCTATTGGTTATAGTATTTTTATCAACATATCTAATTCGCATTTGGAACGGACTTTAA
- a CDS encoding SMODS domain-containing nucleotidyltransferase, with protein MSIANKFKQFLSNLKVDNDEQIELRYGEITSALNKEFRDSESKTSNNLQVGSYGRWTAIKGISDLDMLYIVPASQWDNYKNGGQSALLERAKAAIKLRYPRTEMYVDRLVVRVLYKNFHVEVQPVFELDDGSFKYPDTYKGSSWKITKPREEISAMTEFVTEKNKNLRRLCKMSRAWKNKHGVGMGGLLLDTLAHNFLRDTKDYDDKSYLYYDWMSRDFFKYLSELPQQDYFAALGSGQRVRVKSKFQKQAKKAYELALKAIEAADKDNETAKWQKIYGRDFSDVVAKSEASASLERYHDFISTEQFVEDLWPVDVRYSLCIECEVSQNGFREYLLREFLRRRLPLNRKKKLRFYIDSCDVPGNYKILWKVLNRGEEAFRRKCTRGTINAGDKEIVEETDFHGDHIVECYIEKEGVIVAKDRIHVPIE; from the coding sequence TTGAGCATTGCGAATAAGTTTAAGCAATTTTTATCAAACCTAAAAGTTGACAATGATGAGCAAATCGAACTTCGATACGGCGAAATAACGTCTGCCCTGAATAAGGAATTCAGGGATTCAGAAAGCAAAACTTCAAACAACCTCCAAGTAGGTTCCTACGGTCGTTGGACGGCGATAAAGGGCATTTCGGATTTGGATATGCTCTACATCGTTCCAGCGTCACAGTGGGACAATTACAAAAATGGCGGCCAGAGCGCTCTACTTGAAAGAGCTAAAGCTGCAATTAAACTGAGGTATCCCCGTACTGAGATGTATGTTGACCGGCTCGTGGTCCGCGTTCTGTATAAAAATTTTCACGTAGAGGTACAGCCAGTTTTTGAACTAGATGATGGAAGCTTCAAATATCCAGATACATATAAAGGCAGCAGCTGGAAAATTACTAAACCCCGAGAAGAAATTTCCGCTATGACGGAATTCGTGACGGAGAAGAACAAAAATCTACGTCGACTTTGCAAGATGTCTAGGGCTTGGAAAAACAAGCATGGTGTTGGGATGGGAGGTTTGCTTCTTGACACTTTGGCACATAATTTTCTACGTGACACCAAGGATTATGACGACAAGAGCTATCTATATTACGACTGGATGAGTCGCGATTTTTTCAAATATCTTTCCGAATTACCTCAGCAAGACTACTTTGCGGCGCTTGGCAGTGGTCAGCGAGTCCGCGTTAAATCTAAATTTCAAAAACAGGCCAAGAAAGCGTATGAACTTGCGCTCAAAGCAATCGAGGCAGCCGATAAAGATAATGAAACCGCTAAGTGGCAAAAGATCTATGGACGAGACTTCTCCGATGTAGTTGCGAAGTCTGAGGCTTCAGCATCTCTCGAACGCTATCACGACTTCATCTCCACCGAACAGTTTGTGGAAGATTTATGGCCGGTCGACGTACGATACTCGCTATGCATTGAGTGTGAAGTTTCCCAGAACGGATTTCGAGAATACCTTCTCAGGGAATTTTTACGTCGCCGGTTGCCATTGAACCGTAAGAAAAAACTTCGTTTTTACATTGATTCTTGCGACGTACCAGGAAATTATAAAATTCTGTGGAAAGTTCTAAATCGCGGAGAGGAGGCTTTCCGAAGAAAGTGTACACGTGGTACTATTAATGCAGGCGACAAAGAGATAGTAGAGGAAACCGATTTCCATGGCGACCACATAGTCGAATGCTACATTGAAAAAGAAGGAGTGATTGTGGCAAAAGACCGCATTCACGTGCCAATCGAATGA
- a CDS encoding IS66 family transposase, giving the protein MHAIAGLYKIEQQIRDDDLTGHANLVRRQEHSKPMLERFFAWIASSLTSRAS; this is encoded by the coding sequence GGTCTCTACAAGATCGAACAGCAGATTCGCGACGATGATCTGACGGGACACGCCAATCTCGTGCGCCGACAGGAGCATTCGAAACCCATGCTCGAGCGCTTCTTCGCTTGGATCGCGAGCAGTTTGACAAGCAGGGCTTCCTGA